The DNA sequence CAGAAAAATAAAAGAGTATGAGCTGGAAGATTAGTCAGATGTCAATAGCTAACAATAAGCATTACCTCATCAACAAGATGCTGCTTGTCATTTGTATTTTTTCGGCTGCGTTCATGTCGTCCTGTAAGATATACCGTTTTACAGATGCCAGCGTCGATCCGAACTGGAAAACATTCACCTTATCGCAAACACTGAATATTGCCACTTTGCAAAATCCGAACGCTGCGCCTTCCTTTACTGAAAGTCTGAAAGAAAAATTCCTGCGCGATACCCGTCTTGCCCTGAACAGAGACAACGGCGATCTGGAGTTCAGCGCCACCATTACAGAATATTCCATTGAACCCGTATCCATCACCAACACAGAAACAACGGCGCAGAACAGATTAAACATTACGGTAAAAGTAGAATGCGTCAATAATTCTGATAAATCAAAAGGTTACTCCCAAACATTCCGGGACGGGGAAAATTATGATGCAAACAGACAATTTTCTGATGTGGAAAACGGCCTGGTAAGCACTATTTACGAACGACTGGTACAACAGATTTTCAACCGCACTTTCGGTAACTGGTAGAATGAATATTCAGATGCATCACATATTATCCAATCCTGCTTCCTTACATGAAATGCCGGATGAATTGCTGCAAGGCTGGATACAAAAATATCCGTATGTCGCATTATTCCAGTTAGCCGGACTGAAGAGGAAAAAAAATTATTCAGAGAAAGAACTGCAGCATACCGCTTTCTTCTTCAACAACAGAGAGAAGTTGTATTCGTTGTTAAAAGAAAAAACGATTGCACCGGCTCCCCTCCCAATTATTGAGAAATCAATGGCTGTAACTGAAACAGAAAAACCGGCACCGGAAATAACGGAAGACATTGTAATTCCGGCACCGCATATCGAGACTGCGGAAAGTAAAATGGAAGAAAGTCCTATTTCTGAACCTGTTGTGCTGCAAGATGCTGTTATCGAAAAGGCAACGCCGGCTCCAGACACGGTAACCATAACGGAAGAATTCAAACCGCTTTCCATTGCAGAACAGATATTGGCAGAGATTAATAAAATAAAGGAAGAGAGGGCTCATAAGACAGATACTGCGAAAACTGAAATAATTGAGACGCCAAAAACAGTATCAGAAAAAAAAGAAGGTATACCTGCAGAAATTTTGAGTGAAACGCTGAAAGATATTCAGATTATTGAAACAACCGACAGAACCATTCTGGTAGAACCTGTAGCAGAACGTGAAGAAATCAAATTAGATGCAGCCAAGGACATTGCCATCATTCAGAAAGAAACTGTCATAACTTCTGATTTGCCGGATATTGAAAAAGCGGCTGAAACAACAGCCATTACACCTCCTGAAATTCCTGTCACTGATGGAAGGTCTGCCAAACAGATTTCTCCCATTATAAAAGAGAATGATGAATTGGGTGTTTCCGCGGAATTATATCCTGAACCACTGTTGGTTCATATCGATAAATCTACGCTCCTGAAAGAATCCATTCCAGAAAAGAATTATCCGGAACAAACAATCATCCAACCTGACAGTAATGTTATACCTGTTTATATAACTACAACAACAGAAACTGTTCATCCAGAAAAAACCACTGAAATTTTAACAGAAAACAACTTATTTATTCCGGAGGTGGAAGAAGATATCATCGAAACACACATTGAAACTGAAATCATAAGCGATAAAGTCACCCCGGCTGAAACTATTGCCCATCATTCTTACTCTGAAGTGGATGACACGCTTGCTACCGAACTGCCGGTTGTAAACCGAAAACTGGATGAAACGGACTTAAAAGAACCACATACATTTGTGGAATGGCTGCAGCTGATTGACGGAAATCTACCTATTCAGAAAACAGAGGAACCCAAAGAAAACACGGATTGGATAGAAATTCCAAGGTATGAAGTGGAACAGGCTATTGCTAACAAACAATTAAATAATCAGGAAGAAGCAAAACTCTTTGAACCTAATTTTGAAGAAGGTGAAGTGGATCTATTTCATGAGATAGATGAAGAAGTGACTAAAATAGCCTCAGAATCAGTGAGTTTTAAACAAGATATGATGACGGAGACATTGGCTAAAATTTATATGAAGCAAGGCAAGAAAGACAAAGCAGTAGAGATTTATAACGCACTTCGCTTGAAATTTCCCGAAAAAAGTAGTTACTTTGCAGGCCTTATTGAAACAATAGAAAAAAAAGAATAATATGTTTACCTTTCTTACCATACTGATAATTGTAGTCTGTCTGTTTATCATCCTGATCGTTTTAATTCAAAACCCTAAAGGCGGCGGATTGACCGGAGGATTGGGAAGTGCGGCATCCAATGTGATTGGTGTACAAAGTGCCGGTGACGTGATGGAAAAAACCACCTGGGGCAGTGCCATCGTATTACTGGCCTTGTGTGTGCTGACCGCCTTCGTCGTGCCTAAATCCGGAAGCAAAGAACAAATCAAGACACTGACGGAAGAAGCTGCCAAGATGAATGTTCCGAACGTAACACCTGCCACTCCTGAAGCTCCGGCACAACCGCAACAGCAGCAGCAACCTGCCAGCAATCCTTTATCACAGCCGGGAAAATAAGCCTAGACCAGGATGGTTTCCTCTATACCTTTTAAAACTTAAAGTTTTACTTCTTCCCTTTCTTCTTATACGTCTGTAACAGTAATTATTATTGAAACATTCTGGAAAAATCAGTCGAAATACCCTATTTTTACCCTTGATATTTTCCAAACTTATTTAGTGTCTATTGTTTATGGAAATCAGCAAAGAGGAACTGATAGCAGATTTGCTCAAACACGAGCAGCCCTTCTTTGATGATTTCAGTACAACGGAATTAGCGGATTTCCTGAATGATTATCCGGAATACGGCAATAAAATCATCGAAAACCTGCCGCCCCACCGGGCTGTAAAAACATTGAAATTTCTGGATCTTAAACTGCAGAAGAAACTCATACATACCCTGCCATCCAGTAAAGTCGCCACACTGGTTCAAAACATGCACTTCGACGACAGAACGGCATTGCTGAGCGAACTCACCAGTGAATCGGTCAAAAAGCTGGTATTGTTTCTGCCACATGAAGACAGGATTGAAACATTATCCCTCTTAGGCTACCCGGAAGACAGTGTCGGCCGCCTAATGAACCCCGATTACATTGAGGTGAAGTCAAACTATACCGTTCAGGAAGCGTTGAACAAAATCAGAAAATACGGAAGAGAAATTGAAAACATCAACTTCATCTATATCATCGATGACAATGAAAAACTGATTGATGATATCAACTTAAAAGAACTGCTCATTGCATCTCCGGACACACGCCTCAGCAACCTGATGGACACCAAGCATCTGGCACTGCATGTTACGGATGACCAGGAAAATGCCACTTCCGTATTCCGGAAAAACAACCGGGCCGTATTGCCTGTAGTGGATGACAATGGAGTACTGCTGGGTATCGTCACCATCGACGACATTTTACGGGTACAGAGTGAAGAAGATACGGAAGACATCCAGAAAATAGGTGGATTGGATGCTCTGGATGAACCCTATATGAATACCTCCTTTTCCGAACTGATGAAGAAAAGAGCTCCCTGGCTGGTTATCTTATTCTTAGGAGAAATGCTGACCGCCACCGCCATGAGCTTCTTTGAAGATGAAATATCCAAGGCGGTAATCCTGGCGCTCTTTATTCCATTGATTATTTCGAGCGGCGGCAATTCCGGCTCGCAGGCTTCCACCCTAATCATCCGCGCCATGGCACTGGGTGAGATTACGTTTGAAGACTGGTGGCGCGTCATGCGCCGAGAGATTATGAGCGGTCTGGT is a window from the Sphingobacteriales bacterium genome containing:
- a CDS encoding LptE family protein yields the protein MSWKISQMSIANNKHYLINKMLLVICIFSAAFMSSCKIYRFTDASVDPNWKTFTLSQTLNIATLQNPNAAPSFTESLKEKFLRDTRLALNRDNGDLEFSATITEYSIEPVSITNTETTAQNRLNITVKVECVNNSDKSKGYSQTFRDGENYDANRQFSDVENGLVSTIYERLVQQIFNRTFGNW
- the secG gene encoding preprotein translocase subunit SecG, coding for MFTFLTILIIVVCLFIILIVLIQNPKGGGLTGGLGSAASNVIGVQSAGDVMEKTTWGSAIVLLALCVLTAFVVPKSGSKEQIKTLTEEAAKMNVPNVTPATPEAPAQPQQQQQPASNPLSQPGK
- the mgtE gene encoding magnesium transporter, producing MEISKEELIADLLKHEQPFFDDFSTTELADFLNDYPEYGNKIIENLPPHRAVKTLKFLDLKLQKKLIHTLPSSKVATLVQNMHFDDRTALLSELTSESVKKLVLFLPHEDRIETLSLLGYPEDSVGRLMNPDYIEVKSNYTVQEALNKIRKYGREIENINFIYIIDDNEKLIDDINLKELLIASPDTRLSNLMDTKHLALHVTDDQENATSVFRKNNRAVLPVVDDNGVLLGIVTIDDILRVQSEEDTEDIQKIGGLDALDEPYMNTSFSELMKKRAPWLVILFLGEMLTATAMSFFEDEISKAVILALFIPLIISSGGNSGSQASTLIIRAMALGEITFEDWWRVMRREIMSGLVLGTMLGIIGFLRIVLWSSVSPIYGEHYILVGFTVGITLIGVVLWGTLCGSMLPILLKKIGVDPATSSAPFVATLVDVTGLIIYFLAASLILSGTLL